The Girardinichthys multiradiatus isolate DD_20200921_A chromosome 7, DD_fGirMul_XY1, whole genome shotgun sequence region AGTGGCTCAGTCTGAAACTGACTTCTTGGCATTAAGCATCAATGAAGTTCAGGAACCTTCCAGATGACTTAACGTGTACTTTCTCCAACTCTGGCTCTATTTTATCCTTCAATAGAAACCTGAACAATTGTAGTGAGTTCACATTGGTGCGCCTTGCTCTTGGCCCGCCCCCCCTAAACAAACGCTGGCCGGTGATTGGCTATCGTGCATCAGGTCAGTGGGCTGATTTCTCCGTGGATGAATATTCATGAGAACCCTCCCCGGCGAGTTTTTGCTCATGAGAACAGAATGTTTGATATGTGGACGTAATGTTTGCCATATCCTTCACCGGAAGGGAGATCTACCGGACAGACACGGAGGTAAGGTGATGGTCTGAAAGTTCTGAGCGttgaaagctgtttttgttGAGGTTTCTGTATGAGATCTGCACCTGTTCCTGAGACTTTAAAAGAATCTTCTACAAAGTTGAGCCAGTCCAACCAGTTTGTGCAGGCAGTCACTGAGCCAGATCTAAGGGCCTATATGTGTTCCTGTCTCTGTGCTACTTCAGGTCATCTGGTTCAGGTTTCAAACCCGACAAACAGGTTCAGGGACCGCCTCAGTAAGTGGATAAAAGCAGACTCCATCGCCGAGATCTACACAGAACGAGAAGTGGTCCAAGCAGCCTGAGAAGCAGAGGAGCTATAATCTTTTATTGACCGGCGCCAAGATGATGATGCAGCTGTTAGAAACCCCCAAGCAGAAGAACTCCCTCTTCAACGCCATGAACCGCTTCATGGGCGCCGTGAACGACATGGACCAGACCATCCTGGTGCCCAGCCTGCTGCGGGACGTCCCTCTGGAGGAGGACCGGGAGATGGGCCGCCTCAAGTCGGATGTGGACGAGGGGGACATGTACAGCTACTACCAGCTGCTCAAGTCCATCCGCAGTGACATGGAGTGGGGCGTCCGGTGCGCTTCGGCCGACGAGAGGCTCAAGGAGAGCATGAAGATCACCCGCTCACACTCCTCCGCCTCCACCTGCTCCTCCGCCTCCACCTGCTCCTCCGCCTCCGCCTGCTCCTCCATCTCCAGTTCTTCCGCGTCGTTCTccgaggaggaggacgaagggGAGGACGAGGATCTGCAGAAGCAGTTCCAGTTCCACCTAACTGGGCTGCAGGGGGTTCTGTCCAAGCTGACCCAGCAGGCCAACTCGCTCACCAAGCGCTACAAACAGGAGCTTGGCATCGGAGGATGGGGCCAGTAAGACCAGCAACAAACTGGACTCTTTTTCTAAAGTCTTA contains the following coding sequences:
- the mid1ip1a gene encoding mid1-interacting protein 1A, whose translation is MMMQLLETPKQKNSLFNAMNRFMGAVNDMDQTILVPSLLRDVPLEEDREMGRLKSDVDEGDMYSYYQLLKSIRSDMEWGVRCASADERLKESMKITRSHSSASTCSSASTCSSASACSSISSSSASFSEEEDEGEDEDLQKQFQFHLTGLQGVLSKLTQQANSLTKRYKQELGIGGWGQ